A stretch of Carya illinoinensis cultivar Pawnee chromosome 14, C.illinoinensisPawnee_v1, whole genome shotgun sequence DNA encodes these proteins:
- the LOC122294904 gene encoding ranBP2-type zinc finger protein At1g67325-like isoform X3 has product MASTKVDNNRGPFGSKRSRNDASRSDGDWTCPQCGNVNFGFRIVCNRENCSAPRPTINPPAPFSPYNTPPPFYFGGVGAPPLPYGLSSRYGSPVTHSGMRYDYGFASSAHGPYGPMPTFPPGGYGGPAAHGYGFGFQGPPWSGGVLPDNPASRKRRGGPDGFHEGDWICPKCENVNFAFRTTCNIKKCGAPRPSLQGPNPTNTGAPEGSWTCDKCGNLNYPFRTVCNRKDCGNEKPASGK; this is encoded by the exons ATGGCTTCTACGAAG GTTGATAATAATCGGGGCCCATTTGGATCAAAGAGATCTCGTAATGATG CTTCACGGAGTGACGGAGATTGGACATGTCCTCAGTGTGGAAATGTGAACTTCGGGTTTAGAATTGTTTGCAATCGTGAAAACTGCAGTGCTCCTCGACCGACTATTAATCCA CCTGCTCCATTTAGCCCTTATAACACTCCTCCCCCATTTTATTTCGGAGGCGTTGGGGCTCCGCCTTTGCCTTATGGGTTGTCTAGCAGGTATGGATCTCCTGTAACACATTCTGGGATGCGTTATGACTATGGTTTCGCTTCAAGTGCTCATGGACCATATGGTCCTATGCCTACATTTCCACCTGGAGGTTATGGAG GGCCAGCTGCCCATGGATATGGATTTGGCTTTCAAGGACCTCCATGGTCAGGAGGAGTATTACCTGATAATCCTGCTTCTCGTAAACGTCGTGGAG GGCCAGATGGTTTTCACGAGGGAGATTGGATTTGTCCCAAATGTGAGAATGTTAACTTTGCCTTTAGAACCACTTGCAACATCAAGAAATGTGGGGCTCCCAGACCTTCTCTT CAGGGTCCAAACCCCACAAACACCGGTGCCCCTGAAGGCAGTTGGACTTGTGACAAATGCGGCAATCTTAATTATCCCTTTCGAACTGTTTGCAACCGCAAGGATTGTGGAAACGAGAAGCCAGCCTCTGGCAAGTAG
- the LOC122294904 gene encoding ranBP2-type zinc finger protein At1g67325-like isoform X1 has product MASTKVDNNRGPFGSKRSRNDASRSDGDWTCPQCGNVNFGFRIVCNRENCSAPRPTINPPAPFSPYNTPPPFYFGGVGAPPLPYGLSSRYGSPVTHSGMRYDYGFASSAHGPYGPMPTFPPGGYGGVGYGSGPAAHGYGFGFQGPPWSGGVLPDNPASRKRRGGPDGFHEGDWICPKCENVNFAFRTTCNIKKCGAPRPSLQGPNPTNTGAPEGSWTCDKCGNLNYPFRTVCNRKDCGNEKPASGK; this is encoded by the exons ATGGCTTCTACGAAG GTTGATAATAATCGGGGCCCATTTGGATCAAAGAGATCTCGTAATGATG CTTCACGGAGTGACGGAGATTGGACATGTCCTCAGTGTGGAAATGTGAACTTCGGGTTTAGAATTGTTTGCAATCGTGAAAACTGCAGTGCTCCTCGACCGACTATTAATCCA CCTGCTCCATTTAGCCCTTATAACACTCCTCCCCCATTTTATTTCGGAGGCGTTGGGGCTCCGCCTTTGCCTTATGGGTTGTCTAGCAGGTATGGATCTCCTGTAACACATTCTGGGATGCGTTATGACTATGGTTTCGCTTCAAGTGCTCATGGACCATATGGTCCTATGCCTACATTTCCACCTGGAGGTTATGGAG GCGTGGGTTATGGTTCAGGGCCAGCTGCCCATGGATATGGATTTGGCTTTCAAGGACCTCCATGGTCAGGAGGAGTATTACCTGATAATCCTGCTTCTCGTAAACGTCGTGGAG GGCCAGATGGTTTTCACGAGGGAGATTGGATTTGTCCCAAATGTGAGAATGTTAACTTTGCCTTTAGAACCACTTGCAACATCAAGAAATGTGGGGCTCCCAGACCTTCTCTT CAGGGTCCAAACCCCACAAACACCGGTGCCCCTGAAGGCAGTTGGACTTGTGACAAATGCGGCAATCTTAATTATCCCTTTCGAACTGTTTGCAACCGCAAGGATTGTGGAAACGAGAAGCCAGCCTCTGGCAAGTAG
- the LOC122294058 gene encoding uncharacterized protein LOC122294058, whose product MITSSQKMGVAPSYMGKGFGQSKQLSDLVSGTLYDQFVKKDIKTFGDFHIAVLDIFISLNSALPGKHYDVPSRKDVEECFTKWEEAKNHSEDQKTEFIDFMMKNVKQNKPDSAMIIAGIVAPPGAMVAKRAGEGVSQLNMIKVIPDVVFVPSATMLALVSVKFCKRILMGISS is encoded by the exons ATGATTACATCTTCACAAAAAATGGGTGTAGCTCCGAGTTATATGGGAAAAG GATTCGGCCAGTCAAAACAGTTGTCGGATTTGGTATCTGGGACACTCTACGATCAGTTCGTTAAGAAAGACATCAAGACCTTTGGTGACTTCCATATTGCTGTTCTTGATATCTTCAT CTCTCTCAACTCAGCATTGCCTGGTAAGCACTACGATGTGCCATCACGCAAGGATGTAGAG GAATGTTTTACAAAATGGGAAGAAGCCAAAAATCACTCAGAAGATCAGAAGACGGAGTTCATCGACTTTATGATGAAGAACGTCAAACAGAACAAACCAGACAGCGCAATGATTATCGCTGGAATAGTAGCACCTCCGGGAGCCATGGTGGCTAAGAGAGCCGGAGAGGGTGTGAGCCAGCTAAATATGATAAAGGTCATTCCTGATGTTGTCTTTGTTCCCTCGGCAACGATGTTGGCTCTCGTAAGTGTAAAGTTCTGCAAAAGGATTTTAATGGGCATATCATCCTGA
- the LOC122294904 gene encoding ranBP2-type zinc finger protein At1g67325-like isoform X2, with protein MASTKVDNNRGPFGSKRSRNDASRSDGDWTCPQCGNVNFGFRIVCNRENCSAPRPTINPPAPFSPYNTPPPFYFGGVGAPPLPYGLSSRYGSPVTHSGMRYDYGFASSAHGPYGPMPTFPPGGYGGVGYGSGPAAHGYGFGFQGPPWSGGVLPDNPASRKRRGGPDGFHEGDWICPKCENVNFAFRTTCNIKKCGAPRPSLGPNPTNTGAPEGSWTCDKCGNLNYPFRTVCNRKDCGNEKPASGK; from the exons ATGGCTTCTACGAAG GTTGATAATAATCGGGGCCCATTTGGATCAAAGAGATCTCGTAATGATG CTTCACGGAGTGACGGAGATTGGACATGTCCTCAGTGTGGAAATGTGAACTTCGGGTTTAGAATTGTTTGCAATCGTGAAAACTGCAGTGCTCCTCGACCGACTATTAATCCA CCTGCTCCATTTAGCCCTTATAACACTCCTCCCCCATTTTATTTCGGAGGCGTTGGGGCTCCGCCTTTGCCTTATGGGTTGTCTAGCAGGTATGGATCTCCTGTAACACATTCTGGGATGCGTTATGACTATGGTTTCGCTTCAAGTGCTCATGGACCATATGGTCCTATGCCTACATTTCCACCTGGAGGTTATGGAG GCGTGGGTTATGGTTCAGGGCCAGCTGCCCATGGATATGGATTTGGCTTTCAAGGACCTCCATGGTCAGGAGGAGTATTACCTGATAATCCTGCTTCTCGTAAACGTCGTGGAG GGCCAGATGGTTTTCACGAGGGAGATTGGATTTGTCCCAAATGTGAGAATGTTAACTTTGCCTTTAGAACCACTTGCAACATCAAGAAATGTGGGGCTCCCAGACCTTCTCTT GGTCCAAACCCCACAAACACCGGTGCCCCTGAAGGCAGTTGGACTTGTGACAAATGCGGCAATCTTAATTATCCCTTTCGAACTGTTTGCAACCGCAAGGATTGTGGAAACGAGAAGCCAGCCTCTGGCAAGTAG